Sequence from the Oncorhynchus clarkii lewisi isolate Uvic-CL-2024 unplaced genomic scaffold, UVic_Ocla_1.0 unplaced_contig_10522_pilon_pilon, whole genome shotgun sequence genome:
CTTCAAAGACAAGAGTTCAAGGGTCACAAACAATACTGATGAAGTCACTAGTCATATGTACCTACCTACCTGTAGTATCTATGGCATAGGAGTCTTTTTCATTTAGAATGTAAAACCTTCTAGTTTGATGTGCATCCATTTGATACAATTCAAATTGCTGACATTTGATTTtgtagcctggtggaaccagcctgattgcTGGTTCATCATTTCTCTTTCATGGTTCTATTTCATAGTGAACGCAATGATCAGGCTGGTTCATCATTCTCTTTCATAGTGAACGCAGCGATCAGACTGGTTCATCATTCTCTTTCATAGTGAACGCAGCGATCAGGCTGGTTCATCATTTCTCTTTCATGGTTCTATTTCATAGTGAACGCAGAGATCAGGCTGGTTCATCATTTCTCTTTCATGGTTCTATTTCATAGTGAACGCAGAGATCAGGCTGGTTCATCATTCTATTTCATAGTGAACGCAACAATCAGGCTGGTTCATCATTCTATTTCATAGTGAACGCAGCGATCAGGCTGGTTCATCATTCTCTTTCATAGTGAACGCAACGATCAGGCTGGTTCATCATTCTCTTTCATAGTGAACGCAGCGATCAGGCTGGTTCATCATTCTCTTTCATAGTGAACGCAGCGATCAGACTGGTTCATCATTTCTCTTTCATCATTCTCTTTCATAGTGAACGCAACGATCAGGCTGGTTCATCATTCTCTTTCATAGTGAACGCAGCGATCAGACTGGTTCATCATTCTCTTTCATAGTGAACGCAGCGATCAGGCTGGTTCATCATTTCTCTTTCATGGTTCCATTTCATAGTGAACGCAACGATCAGGCTGGTTCATCATTCTCTTTCATAGTGAACGTaacgatcaggctggttccaccaagCTATAGATTTTTTTCTGCATGTACGGTCAATGATATCACCTGATAATGTCACCCAACTCCTTGGCCACAAATGTCCCCTTTGATATTCTTAGTCTAAACATAGTCAtttataggatctctatggtctcTGTACACTCACAATGTAACCACAACTTGGTCCTCCTGTCAAAGTGAAGTTGTTTTAGTTTTAATTCCATTGGTATCACTACTCTGCCAGAACGTAGGAGCAGAGCAAGTCACTATAGCCGAGTCACTAAACACAGCAGTTGAAATGAGACCTCTGAAATATGTCGTCTGTTTCATGTCGTTAATGGTAAAGTAGTAGCATTCCATTACTTCATGCATAAGATACAGCAAGACAAGAGAAACAAACGCAGGTCAGCGTCTTAAATGAAGCCATGCGGCCGCATGTTTAGAAATACACACACTCTTACCACCAATATATTACAACTATAGACATCTGACGGCAGTATCATATCAGTTAAATATTGAAAAATACAAACCTGAACAACCCAGCTCACCTCTTAGTTTCAGAGGTCCAGCTAATACAACCGGACATAGTGTGGAACAAACTGTGGAGCCTTATcaacttggtgtgtgtgtgatttagatGAATGATTAGAGATAATAATTTCAGGGTCATTTACCTATTATCTTGTTTAATATGTTGGGTGTAAATAATTGATGAGGGTTTCAGGATGAACCAGACAAGACGTGGTCTTAGGATATTAAATAATTCTAGTGTTATTCTTCTCCTTGTGTTGTAAATACATAAAGGTACAGTATCGATATGACTTCACAGAACGTTTAGAAAAGCAAGATTCACAAGGAAGGGAAGTTAAAACTCATATAGATAACAAACTTGATATCTGCCAGTAGaatgaacaaaaataaaatgttatcatTCATATGATATTACGTAGCTAAAGACAGGAAGACTCAGAACTTCTACATATCCTGTTCAAAAGGTTTAGTTATTTTAAGAACAATTGAAGGCAAACGATGTTGTCGTCAATATGTGTAAACTATGATGCAGTATAAAGGAGAACAGACAGCCGGTAGATGAAGACTCATACAGCAGACTTAATTGACCAGAGGAAAGGCAGAAAGTTGATATTGAAGATGATTTGATCAATATAACAACCTACCAGTATATCTACTTCACCAGTTTGTGCCAATAGACATTCAACTAACTAAAAGGTATGAAATGAAGGATGTTTTTCTTCAACTAAAAAGAGGAAAAGAAGCTATGGCCCATCTAAAGCAAAGTGCAATCTTGTTAAATCATTTGGAAAACCCTTTCTTCCctcttgttttgtttttcttggcATGGTGTTATTCATAGTGCTTATAATACATATGTGAAGACGCCTATCATCATGAAGAGGTTTCAAAAAAATGCAGAGCAAAACAGTTGTTTCCCTTGTTGGTTGGTGGGTTCATGTGAACATTTGGCAGTAACTTGCGATCTGTCAGGAATGTACCAGCTGTAAAAATGGATGTAAACTGTTGTCCAGTTCTCACACATAACAAAAAAAGACAGGAACTCAAAACATCCCACTCGCGAAAAGAAAACAAGATGGGTGAGAACATATGAAATCCTATCTTTTTGTTGTGCTTTCATGGAGTTCTTTCTTTAGAAAATTATTATCCTATCTTCACACTGGTTTGGCTCCAGGGGGCCCTCCTCCAGGGGGCCCGGCTCCAGGGGGCCCTCCTCCAGAGTGCCCTCCTCCAGAGTGCCCGGCTCCAGGGGGCCCGGTGGGCTTGGTGACTTTCTTCTCATATGACCCGAGGTGTTTGTATCCTGCGACGTACCCGGATGTGTCCACCATGTCCACGCGACCTGCCTTCCCCTTCCCACGGCCACTCTCGTCAAAGCGCTCCTTGTGTGACCCAGTGAACTTGGTCGTGTCCGTCAGACGAGACACGGTCGGAGAAGCCACCGCTCTCTGTGGACAGAAAGAAAGTTACATAAAAAAATGACATGCATGATGACGACTTGAGTTTGTTCTGAGAatccatcccaaatagcaccctatgggccctggtcaaaagtagtgcactaccctatgggccctggtcaaaagtagtgcactgtaaagggattagggtgccatttgggacacaaccctgaGTCATACCCAGCAGTTGTTTCTATATACACATCACAGTGGTCactagcatcctgtccagggggtgtactggtacatcaagatGCCTCACGCTACAGGAtccctatgggccgttctggcttGGACAAGGTTTACTTACATTggtctgaaagtattcagaccccttggctttttccacattttgtgacgttacagccttattacaaaattgattaaattgtgtttttcccctcatcaacctactcacaatactccataatgacaaagcaaaaactgatttttgaaatatcacatttacataagtgttcagaccctttactcagtactttgttgaagcacctttggcagcgattacagcctcgagtcttcttgggtatgacgctacaagcttggcagacctgtatttggggagtttctccctttgttctctgcagatcctctcaagctctgtcaggttggatggggagcgtcgctgcacagctatttttaggtctttccagagatgttcgatcgggttcaagtccgggctctggctgtgccactcaaggccattcagagacctgtcctgaagccactcctgtgttgtcttggctgtgtgcttagggtcgtggccctgttggaaggtgtaccttctccccagtgtgaggtcctgagtgctctggatcaggttttcatcaaggatctctctgtactttgctctgttcatctttccctccatcctgactagtctccggctgaaaaacatccccacagcatgatgctgccaccaccatgcttcaccgtagggatggtgccaggtttcctcctgatgcgatgcttggcattcaggacaaagagttcaatgttggtttcatcagaccagagaatcttgtttctcttggccagagtcctttaggtgccttttggcaaactccaagcaggatgtcgtgccttttactgaggagtggcttctgtctggccattctaccataaaagcctgattggtggagtgctgcagagatggttgtccttctggaaggttctcccatccccacaaaggaactctggaactctgtcagagtgaccatctggttcttgttcacctccctgaccaaggcccttcttcccagattgctcagtttggctgggcgtctagttctaggaagagtcttgatggttccaaacttcttccatttaagaatgatgggggccactgtgttcttggggacattcaatgctgcagaatttttttggtacccttctccagatctatgcctctacacaatcctgtctcggaagctctattgacaattccttcgacctcatggcttgaattttgctctgacatgtactgtcaactgtgggaccttatatagacaggtgtgtgccttttccaaatcatgtccaaacaattgaatttaccacagatggactccaagcaagttgtagaaacatctcaaggatcatcaatggaaacaggatgcactggagctcaatttcaagtctcatagcatagcaaatatatacacacacatttgcaaacatttctaaaaacctgttttttgctttgtcattatggggtattgtgtgtagattgaggattttatttgaatccattttagaataagtgtaaggtaacgaaatgtggaaaaagtccatgggtctgaatactttctgaatgcactgggtCTGTATACGTGTATTCATTCATATCTGTTGTAGCGTCAGTACTATTGGATGTCATTTCCTGCTGCTTTGGGACCTTACCGTGACTCCTTTAATGACCGGTTTCTTCCCCTCAATCATCCTGAAGACCTCCCCCTCCGCCTCCTCTCCCGTTTTCTCCTTGAATCTCTTGCTGGCCAGCTCTCCCACCGCTGCCTTGAACTCGTCAAACGTGATGGTGCGACAGGATTTCTTCCTGAAATGTAGAAACAACCAACcagccacttagaaatgtcaaaACTACCGATGTCACAGAGTGAAGAGTCTGTGGAACTCAGTGAGAGAATTCTACTGCTGTTGACGTTGACCTCTGTCTCCATGTTACATCATAAACATGGGGATGtgtgtcccaaatcacaccctttTTCCTATTGAgtaccctggtcaaaggtagtgcactataaaaaggaatagggtgccattcgagaCATGATTTGGCTTGTAATTTTAATGCCCCTCATCACAGTTTGAGAGCGTCAAAGGAGAATCGACCACACTGTATACAAAGCCATGAGATAACATCAACATATCAGCTATCTGATGGCCCTGCTGTGTGATAGCATCAACATATCAGCTATCTGATGGCCCTGCTGTGTGATAGCATCAACATATCAGCTATCTGATGGCCCTTCTGTGTGATAACATCAACATATCAGCTATCTGATGGCCCTTCTGTGTGATAACATCAACATATCAGCTATCTGATGGCCCTGCTGTGTGATAACATCAACATATCAGCTATCTGATGGCCCTGCTGTGTGATAGCATCAACATATCAGCTATCTGATGGCCCTGCTGTGTGATAGCATCAACATATCAGCTATCTGATGGCCCTGCTGTGTGATAGCATCAACATATCAGCTATCTGATGGCCCTGCTGTGTGATGGCATCAACATATCAGCTATCTGATGGCCCTTCTGTGTGATAGCATCAACATGTCAGCTATCTGATGGCCCTGCTGTGTGATGGCATCAACATATCAGCTATCTGATGGCCCTGCTGCGTGATAACATCAACATATCAGCTATCTGATGGCCCTGCTGCGTGATAGTATCAACATGTCAGCTATCTGATGGCCCTGCTGTGTGATAGCATCAACATATCAGCTATCTGATGGCCCTGCTGCGTGATAGCATCAACATGTCAGCTATCTGATGGCCCTGCTGTGTGATGGTGTGCTCTACAGACAGACACCGGGAGAAGCATCTTAGGCACTgcctggacagagacagacacagggagaagcATCTTAGGCACTgcctggacagagacagacacagggagaagcATCTTAGGCACTgcctggacagagacagacacagggagaagcATCTTAGGCACTgcctggacagagacagacacagggagaagcATCTTAGGCACTGcctggacagagacagacgatGTGTTTATGTGTGAAAGTGAACTTCTCGGCTACAGAGTTTTTAGATTTTCTGGTGTTCCGTGTTCTGCTTTCTActagggctgtgtcccaaatggcaccctcaaatagcaccctattccctaaatgatTCATTACTTTCAACCAGGGTCCAATTGGTACGCAGCCTAGTAGTCATCAACATGATGTCAGGTGTTATTATAGCTCAGCCAATCACATCCACCCCTCCAAGGGGCCATGCGTACGGCTGTTTAAACTGACTATACACCATTCTGCTTCTCCGTTCAGACGTCGTCGTGCATGGTAACACAAATACAAACAACCATTGCTGTGGTGATAAATCTGCTAAACAAAAGGCTGTAAAGCCAAACAGTCTCCCCGGGTAACCTGTTGTCATAGCAACAAGCTACAGTAAACAGGCGTGTTTGGGGTTTATTATTAAATTGACTCCTTCAGTGACTGATTTTGTTTGGGCGATCCGTCAGTGTTGAACAGTTGAGAGCTCCATTCCTCCGTTGCCTGTTCCATGCTGTCTAATGTCAGATGGGACATAGGACTTCCAGCTGGCACGTTgtgtctgaggagaggaggaggaggagggctctgTGTCCTCTGGAAACCAATTAAAATGACCCTGTCAGGAGCTTGCTAAGGAATCAGACATATCAAACAGCATCTACAAAGCGTAGGAGTgccgatttaggatcagtttagccttttagataacTTCctttttgatttatttcacctttatttaaccaggtaggccagctgagaacaagttctcatttacaactgagacctggccaagataaagcaaagcagtgcgacacaaacaacaacacagagttacacatggaataaacaacaacacagagttacacatggaataaacaacaacacagagttacacatggaataaacaacaacacagagttacacatggaataaacaacaacacagagttacacatggaataaacaacaacacagagttacacatggaataaacaacaacacagagttacacatggaataaacaacaacacagagttacacatggaataaacaacaacacagagttacacatggagtaaacaacaacacagagttacacatggagtaaacaacaacacagagttacacatggaataaacaacaacacagagttacacatggagtaaacaacaacacagagttacacatggaataaacaacaacacagagttacacatggaataaacaacaacacagagttacacatggaataaacaacaacacagagttacacatggaataaacaataaacacagagttacacatggaataaacaaacatacagtcaataatacagtagaaaacgtctatatacagtgtgcgcaaatgaggtaggataagggaggtaaggtaataaattGGCGaaggtggtgaagtaattacaacatagcaattaaacactggaatggtagatgtgcagaaggtgaatgtgcaagtagagatactggggtgcaaaggagcaagataaataaataaataaataaataacagtatggggatgaggtagttggatgggctatttacaaatgggctatttacaaatgggctatgtacaggagcagtgatctgtgagctgctctgacaaatAAGGAcagggggggacctgatcctagatcagcactcctacactATGAAGCCTGACACACAGCTCTGGATCTGTGGTGGGGGCTGGTTGGGACAAATCATTGAGTGGCTAGCCGATTGGTAAGCCTTTCGGTTCTAGACTGTGCGGATATAGTTGTTATACCGTGTTAAAGATGGGATGGGACTTAACTTTTTTACTTTCTTATGTTTTtactggagaaaaaaaacatctaTCCAGCTGCCTGGCTCACCACagtagggttggggttggggtaggCAGTAGACACCATAGTACTGAACTACAGCAggtccagcctggtctcatagactagacgtaacatagtaaaggtAAATCcgtgacactcaaattagtatgatatgttgtttggtatggttacataagacagatgattacttaaggcaaaaatcaAAGTAGGGTGGTTTGGTCGGGGTAGATGGGTGGGTGTATAACGCGAACATCTAGTAACCTAAAGGTTgcgagttcgaatctcatcacaaataactttagcattttagcaacttttcaacgaCTTACTACTTTTgttgctactttgcaactacttagcatgttagctaacccttcccctaaccttaaccctttaacctaactttaaccctaatccctagccgagctaatgttagccagctagctaaagttagccaccTATGTAGAATTCGTAGCACATcctacgttttgcaaattcgatAACATATTGTACACTTTGCacattcgtaacatataatacgaattgtaattcatggccaaaagtatgtggacaccccttcaaatgagtagatttggatatttcagccacacccgttgcagacaagtgtataaaatcaagcacacagccatgcaatctccatatacaaacattggcagtagaatggcccatactgaagagctcagtgacattcaacatgGCGCCGTCAtcggatgccacctttccaacaaatcagttcgtcaaatttctgcactgctagagctgcaacggtcaactgtaagtgctgttattgtgaagtggaaacgtctaggagcagcaacggctcagctgcgaagtggtaggccacacaagcttgaAGAACAGGTCCGCTGAAGTGCTTAAAAAACTTTCCGGAAATTTATCATGGGAAGTCAAGCCCAGGAATTTAgcttaaattcataaaaaaagttagcttataacagtgaatctttttttgtgggatacacaaagggcaattctaggtcttgtggcatattttggttaaactatccccaattcaatggaattgcaaccctctgcatgcacagtgcattctgtacagctgattctcaagatctcgcacactaatgagatgctaatgagcccacactactacactgtctgagccaaggactacatgctttctggtaagtttagattacaatactgggtggggtgaatatattttttatgacaacaaatacattttttgttaactagtaaatagtaacctacagcaaagtgtgtttaaatcatttctaacttctaacaatttctgctagttagtttttgctaccatgtgggttttagcttgcttgagcctgctaactaaggagtgttaattcacctgtttccataaacatttatcttacaaaggagttgtttaatctaactgcttaactatttatctctacatggaattgtatttttgttttcttttacAGGGAAATGTCacatctgatgtgtggagacatttcactgcagctaatgtagaaggaaaagctgtgtacatttgcaaatactgtgccaaatcatacgtgaagaatgcaacaaagatgcagaatcatctggccaagtgcataaagttccctcagcgctcacaacaagcaacatctgacaaaagtccctctacttctatttgagCAGAAAacgatgaatcagacaccttatcgatagcaacagctcatggtcctcctggaattaGAAGTTTtgttgactcaatggaggaacgtagtcagagaaatgctgatgaatatcttgctcgagctgtgtatgcaaactggttcacctctgatgctcactgGCAATGTGTGTtagaagagatttctgaatgttcttcgcccagcatacacccctccaaccagacatgcattatctactaatttgctggatgcagagttcaacagagttcaattGATGGTCatgcaaatcatagagaaagcagactattgcaatcatctctgatgggtggttgaatgttcaTGGGCatggaataattaactacatcatatccacccctcaaccagtattctacaagagcacagacacaagggacgatagacacaccagtctctacatttcAGATGTCATCagtgaccttggaccacagaaggtatttgcactggtgacagacaatacTGCGAAatatgaaggctgcttggtctaaagtggaggagtcataccctcacatcacacccattggctgtgctgttCATGCaatgaatctgctcctcaaggacatcatggcactgaaaacaatggatacactctacaagagagccaaggaaatggttaggtatgtgaagggtcatcaagttatagcagcaatctacttcaccaagcaaagtgagaagaataagaccaccagattgaagctgcccagcaacacccgtcggggtggtgttgtcatcatgtttgacagtctcctcgaggggaaggagtctctccaagaaatggccatatcacagtctttcgatatggacagccccatcaagaggatcctcctggatgatgtattttgggagagaggggtaagcagcctgaaactcctgaaacctatagcagtagccattgcacggattgaggaagacaatgccatcctgtctgatgttcagactctgcttgcagatgtaagagaataaatccgtactgccctgcccacttcactgttgctccaagcagaggaaactgcagttctgaaatacatcaaaaagtgtgaagacttctgcctgaagcccatacacaccgCATGTTGGACCCAAAGTACACTGGCAATAGCatcctgtctggtacagagatcaacaaggcctatggtgtcatcactaccgtgtctcgccaccttggcctggatgaaaGCAAGGTTCTTGGTAGTCTGGCGAATTACACTttcaagcaagggctttgggatagAGATGCAATATGCAgaatatctcatcagccacctggtggaagggactttgtggatctgaggccctttcccctgttgcctccatcatcctccaaatcccaccaacatcagccgtctcagagcgcaactggtccttgtttgggaacacacacacacacacacacacaccacagcacgcaacaggctgaccaatacaagggttgaaaaattggtggccatccgggcaaatgtgaggctttttgagcctgacaactagccatcctcaacaagcttggaaagtgacagtgaagatgaggcttcagagtctgatgttcaagaggtggacattgaggaggcccagggagaagacatggaagcctgagcggaagacaaccaaagctttagtttctagactatcattttacagatgtatgttgaaaatgtttttgggagatgcgatggatcattggggatcattcaatattccatttcttttgttgttcagtgaaataatcccatgtgaagagtcaactcatttaattcaagttcaattcgtaactaaattatatatatatatgttttccaTTAGAAGGATTAAATCATTTGCAATGATGTCTACTTATGATACAGTAAAaggtttctgtctgtctccatatgatatggtaaatatatccaatgcaaagaAACGAGACGCTACCTCtcctaatgcatagtgccaactgtaacgtttaGATGAGGAGGAATAAGGgttcaggctccttagttccagtgaagtgaaatcttaatgttacagcatacaatgacattctagatgattctgtgcttccaacttagtGGCAACAGTTCGGGGAagggcctttcctgtttcagcatgttaATGCCACCTAGCCCAAAGC
This genomic interval carries:
- the LOC139398563 gene encoding tubulin polymerization-promoting protein-like; translated protein: MADPIKLADPKLAELRDSMADFTVQTAKHSNSPISSTPLRPPSEQQSKDRASKRLSSESNGTSEGGAGSRTPVEITALEESFRRFAIHGDTRATGKDMHGKNWSKLCKDCGVIDGKTVTLTDVDIVFTKVKKKSCRTITFDEFKAAVGELASKRFKEKTGEEAEGEVFRMIEGKKPVIKGVTRAVASPTVSRLTDTTKFTGSHKERFDESGRGKGKAGRVDMVDTSGYVAGYKHLGSYEKKVTKPTGPPGAGHSGGGHSGGGPPGAGPPGGGPPGAKPV